Within Elizabethkingia sp. JS20170427COW, the genomic segment GAAAGGTAGTAATGATTAAGGAAGTTGAAGACCATGAGTTCATCAAAGGAAAATGCTTGCAGATTTCCATCTTCATGTCTCCTCTCAATGTGCATGTTTGTCGCTATCCCGTAACAGGGGAAGTCATCTACAAAAAATACCATCCTGGTAAATTCTTAGTAGCTTGGCACGAAAAATCTTCAGAGCTTAATGAAAGGACTTCTGTGGCGGTAAAAACCAAAACCAACCACCAAGTGCTCTTCAGACAAATTGCAGGATATGTAGCAAGAAGAATTGTTTTTTACCCAGAAATAGGAGATGCAGCCAAAGCTGGGCATGAGTTTGGCTTCATCAAATTTGGCTCTCGTATGGATGTTTTTCTTCCTTTGGACATCGAAGTAAAATGTAAAATTGGAGATATCACTACTGGAGGGATTGATGTGATTGCAAAACTTCCTCAAGCTTAATTTCCGAATACTATTATTTATCAAAATACAAAGTTGCCTCTTCTGGCAACTTTTTTATTATTTCATATCCAAAGATTCAAAACCTCTTTCTTTTTTATTAATTTAGAGTTTTC encodes:
- a CDS encoding phosphatidylserine decarboxylase family protein; its protein translation is MKLHKEGKGTLISVIIAIIVISAVSYYFLQNWALLIIVPLLVLYGFILWFFRNPERDIKDQVENVIAPVDGKVVMIKEVEDHEFIKGKCLQISIFMSPLNVHVCRYPVTGEVIYKKYHPGKFLVAWHEKSSELNERTSVAVKTKTNHQVLFRQIAGYVARRIVFYPEIGDAAKAGHEFGFIKFGSRMDVFLPLDIEVKCKIGDITTGGIDVIAKLPQA